TTAGATGAAAGGTTttatttctgataataaatattaatCTGAAAGAGCCgtagatattatatatatatatacatatatattcaaaCAGCGGAATAATTATTAACGAGAATTATCTTTAAACTgacatttgatttgattcaacgtcattttaatgttattttttctgcatctgatgtaaaaaactgaaaaatctgCTGAATGATGAAGAAAACTGAATGGATTGAAATAAAGCCAAATGAGCTGGAGATGCGTTGCAACCAGGATCAGTCacaaccgaaaaaaaaacagatgacggTAAATATTCAACATCAGAGAAAAGAGAAGCCAAAAAATTAACTCAGTACTTGACAGTTAATCGAGTCgtcaataataatatataattaaagTCAGATCTATTAAGAACAGATTTAGAAGCAAAAAGGATAAAGTTAAATATCAAAGATTTTCACCAAATTCGTGAAACAGTCTCAAATATGCTGAGTATAATTGAATTAATATCTTTACAGTTTATTctcaatacattttatttgtcttttattattaatgtcaaaatattacaactttattctgagtttgtttttatttttttattttattttttttatttatcgttAAAAGAACTATTTTTCTGACTTTCTCCAAATCTGctcattcatctgttttttttctggttgTGGCTCTAATCTGTTGTTCTTTAtttataaaataacaataaaaacattattattattattagtgaatATTTTCAACCTGCTAGACTGAAGTGAGTCCAGTAGGAGGCACTGTGACTTTATTTCACATCAGATTCAAATGAAACTGTGTCATATTTGACTTTAACTCATAAATGGAATAAAGTCAaggtttttcgttttttttttctctcttttttttattcttcttttttttttcttaaagaaaaagagaaaaaaaaggaataaagttgacgtttttttttcttttttaattctttttttaattcttatttttgttttatttttaaagaaaaagattaaaaaaaagaataaagttgatgttttcttcttttttcttctttttttcttctttttttattttatttttttttattttatttattttttatttctattttttttaagaaaaagagggggaaaaaaacagaacgTAACTGAAGCTTCACTTTAGGAaataaaaaagtcattaaatgttgacattattccttttttttaaaaaaaaaagaaaaagagtttttttttttttaaaaaaaaaggaataaagttgacgttgttctttttttaaaaaattcttttataattttttttttttttttttttttttttttttaagaaagagaaaaaaaaaggaataaagtcGACGTTTAATGACTGGTTTTTATTTcctagagcagtgtttcccaaccagtgtgccgtaaaaaatcatcaggtgtgccgtggaagatgatccaatttgacctgactggtactggaagaacagcgtacgcactaatgatccactcaaccacaacagtctcctgtttgcctttgcaaaaataaaaataaaagtgaaagtgaaccagccccgatgcggtgcgttctgctgataaagcccccccctcactagtgacgcgcggattagcgagtaacccccaaaccccaggtatcaggctggggcaggggggatatgcctcccatactattacacatcggacttcaatccggaggttcctctgaggggtcgctgacgaaccgctctcagctttcttgttccaaacactccgtgacaatgtgccccgatgtgccctgccccccccccgaaaaaagagagagactcagagctgttgaggaatatttgtgtttgtctttcttcaattcctgcaggaatatgagctttgtgttcaactgaacaggtccaggtttcacacccagtaagtacattgagactagatttgtataacattttagtaaatacactttttgtgacatttttgtttggtggtgtgccttgtgatttttctaaagttaaatatgtgccgtggctcaaaaaaggttgggaaacactgtcctAGAGCGCAGCTTTGGTTCCGTTCGAACCCTGATGCGTTCAGGGTCCGATTCCAGAGTGTGTTTTCCGGAGCTTCAGTCTTCCAGCGTTAACTGAGGATGTAAAACAACCAGTGTGACATAAATACTGACTGATGGAagggttcttttctaacagtgaATAAAAGCTGGTTCTTCTTTAAATTCAGCCTCTGCTTTttccatccattcactgaaacACCAAAGTTTCAGCAGCGGCACAGAGTTTCTGTCCACGAGGAAAAACCTGGGATCGACTGTTTGGACGAACGCCTCATACTGAGACAGAAACGAAGACCAAGAAAAGAAGAAGGTGACCTCTACGAGGTTTTAATATATGTTTGAGTTTCAGATCTGAAACATTCGGAAATAACGAGTTCGAGGTTTTAATTTCGTACGGTGACTGAAGTGCATTTGGATTCAAAGGGTTGAATGAAAACCCGTTCAGAGGTTTAGGAAAATGTGTGAATTAGGATTTTATGATTGATAACAAAAACGTGTTTAtgtggaaaaaagagaaaaattaaaactttatcaccagagtttatttattaaagtcagtttatttataaaagtaagtttatttattaaagtcactttattaaagtcagtttatttattgaAGTCAGATAATTAAGTTCAGTTTATTacagtcagtttatttattacagtcactttatttattaaagtcagtttatttattaaagtcagtttgttagtttattaaagtcagtttattaaaatcagtttatttattaaagtcagtttatttattaaagtcagaTAATTAAGTTCAGTTTATTACAGTCAGTTTATTACAGTCACTTTATTGATaagtcagtttattaaagtcagtttgttagtcagtttatttataaaactcagtttattaaaatcagtttatttataaaagtcagtttatttattacagtcactttatttacaaaagtcagtttattaaagtcactttgttagtttatttattaaagtcagtttattaaaaTCAGTGTATTTATTAAAGTCAGATAATTAAGTTCAGTTTATTacagtcagtttatttattacagtcactttatttattaaagtcagtttgttagtttattaaagtcagtttatttattaaagtcagtttattaaagtcagtttatttattaaagtcagtttattaaagtcagtttatttattaaagtcagaTAATTAAGTTCAGTTTATTACAGTCAGTTTATTACAGTCACTTTATTGATaaaagtcagtttattaaagtcagtttgttagtcagtttatttataaaactcagtttattaaaatcagtttatttataaaagtcagtttatttattacagtcactttatttacaaaagtcagtttattaaagtcaCTTTGttagtcagtttatttattaaagtcagtttattaaaaTCAGTGTATTTATTAAAGTCAGATAATTAAGTTCAGTTTATTacagtcagtttatttattacagtcactttatttacaaaagtcagtttattaaatcagtttgttagtttatttattaaagtcagtttgttagtttattaaagtcagtttatttattaaagtcagtttattaaagtcagtttatttattaaagtcagtttatttgtcagtttatttattaaagtcagtttgttagtttattaaagtcagtttatttattaaagtcagtttattaaagtcagtttatttattagtcagtttgttagtttattaaagtcagtttatttataaaagtcagtttattaaagtcagtttatttattaaagtcagcttgttagtttattaaagtcagtttattaaagtcagtttatttattaacgtaagtttatttataaaagtcagtttattaacgtcagtttgttagtttatttattaaagtcagtttatttgtcagtttattaaagtcagtttatttattaaagtcagtttatttgtcagtttatttattaaagtcagtttgttagtttattaaagtcagtttattaaagtcagtttatttattaacgtaagtttatttataaaagtcagtttattaaagtcagtttgttagtcagtttatttattaaagtcagtttatttgtcagtttattaaagtcagtttatttattaaagtcagtttatttgtcagtttattaaagtcagtttatttattaaagtcagtttattaaaatcagtttatttataaaagtctgtttattaaagtcagtcttttattcagtttattaaaatcagtttatttattaaagtcagtttattaaaatcagtttatttataaaagtctgtttattaaagtcagtcttttattcagtttattaaagtcagtttatttattaaagtcagtttatttatacagtcagtttattaaagttggtttatttattaaagtcagtttgttagtcagtttattaaagtcaATTTATTAAAGTCAGATAATTAAGTTCAGTTTATTACAGTCAGTTTATGTATTACAGTCACTTTATTTATaaaagtcagtttattaaagtcagtttatttattagtcagtttattaaaatcagtttatttattaaagtcagtttgttagtttatttattaaagtcagtttattaaagtcagtttattaaaatcagttcatttattaaagtcagtttatttattagtcagtttattaaaaatcagttcatttattaaagtcagtttaattATTAAAGTCaatgtgaaactgaaacattAACGTTAAAACCAGGTTTTATGAACATGTGTTGTCGTCTTCATCAGGAGGATCAGGGTTTAtacacaggggtcaaaggtcagaggtgaaAGGTCACAGGTTCAGTGAAGGAGTTAAACTAGTTCAGATCAGCTGAAGAAATGAGACAAACTATGACCAGGACCAGAAACAGGAGTTTATTCACTGGGTTTGATCTGTCGGGTCATTATTGATTCATTATTGGTTTATtattggtttattgatttattattggCTTATTGTTGGTTCATTATTGGTTTATTAGTGATTTATTATTGGTTTTCCATCGAAGGTAAATGTGCAGATTTACTTTAAACTGACCATAAAAACTGAGGCCGATGAAAGAAACTGGAATCAGACCAAGGTCAGGTCTACTCATGTGGACCATAGAGTCCAGGTCTGCGAAGTCCAGGTCTGTTTGATGTTGGAACCATTGGATCCTGTTGGACTCTGAACCCTGGTCCAGTCCTTCTGGTCTAGTCCTTCTGGTCCAGTCCTTCTGgtcttttctgtagttttcttcttcttttaatctttttaaatctgtcgtttttccttttgtttcgtCTTTTACTTTGTTTCTGGTTTGATCTTTCTTTATTCATGCTTTTCGTTTCTTTGGTTCAGATTACACAGAAACATTTTGGCCTCAAAACAAAAACCCTCATCGCCATGACAACGGCTAAAACACTGATGTCCTGCTCCACTGGTGCTGGTCACTACAGAGGCCCCGCCCCCTGGTGTcgaacatatggcccgtggaccaaagcccgcccaccaaagggtccagtccggtccctggaatgaaataaacaacagacgctgttcaggttcttcagaccaatatgaactaaagtggatcagaaccaggacaagaacaacacaacaacatgtaaacaatgacaaatacacatttgtttttattttagtgtaaaaaagtcaaattacaggaaaatatttacatttacaaactatccttcgacaaaaaactgtaaaaaagcacacaaaaaaacccggaacaaacaaaaaacctaaactgtctttaatataaatcagtggaattggaccaatattcattTATTAAATGTTTCCTGTGTTGGCTTAATGAGGCTGAACATTGGTCCAAGTCACTttttcatgttagtcacattttttaaaggacagtttgtaaatattttcatcatgtaattttgtttactttttgaatttaattaacaaaatgaataaaatcatgaacaaaattaataaatgaataaaattaggaactaaaataaaatgattaaaataatgaacaaaatgaataaaaatgaacaaaatgaataaaataatgaacaaaatgaagagaaaaatcaagaaaatgaataaaataataaaatcaataaaataatgaacaaaatcaataaaataatgaacgaaatgaagagaaaaaaaatcaaaaatggagaaaataatcattaaaatgagccaaaattaagaagaaaaagaaaaaaataatgagaaaatgaaaagaaataaacacaACAATGAACCGAACAAACGATATTAATAATTGATGataaaaatttattttcaaatttcattttaaacacttttcatcctaaaacacagagaacagtTTGCCATTATTTCCAGTTcatcctgtttttcttcttttcctggttctggtccactttagctcatactgtctgaactgtggatcctGGACTAACAGGACTGGACCCACAGATCCAGCTCAGATCCAGCTCATCCGTGTACGTTTCCGTGCTTCGCATGCGTCTTCATGTGTTTCTGTAAATATCCTTTCAGTGTGAACCGTTTCCCACAGACTGAGCAGATGTAGGGTTTCTCTCCGATGTGATTGGTCATGACGTGTCGGAGCAGGTTGGACTTGGATGTGAATCCCGTTCTACAAAGCGAACAGTCGAACTTCCTCTCCCCCGTGTGTGTCACCATGTGTTTGCTGACGTTTCCTTGTTGTGCGAAGCGTTTGTTACAGACCGAACAGTGAAAGGGTTTCTCTCCCGTATGGATTCTCGTGTGAGAATGTAACGCCGACTTCTGCGAAAACCCGCGTCCGCAGACGGAGCAGTGGAAGAGTTTCTCTCCAGTGTGCGTGACCATGTGCATCCGGACGTGACTGGGCCATTTGAAGTGTTTTTTACAAACAGAGCAGCCAAACGGTCTCTCCCCGCTGTGAACTTTAATGTGAGCAAACAAACCTGTCTTCGCAGAGAAGCCTTTACCGTAGTCGGGACAACTGAATGGTGTCTCTTTGGCGTGAACCTTCATGTGCGTCTTCAGACTGGACTTGAAGCCAAATGTTTGTCCACATTCAGGACATCGGTGGACCGTGGACTTCTGTCCTACCTGTCTTCTCACCACAGGAGACTCAGCTTTTATGGACCTGGGTCCGTTTGTGTCAGAGTCCGGTTCAGGTCTACAGTTTAAGTCTCGTACGTAGACTGGGTTCAGGTCTGGCCCTGCATCTGGTCCATGTGGTTCCGGTCTGTGGTGAACTTCCTCCTCATCGCTTTCACTTTTCACGGGGACAGGAGTGGGCGTGGCCCCCCTGGTGACCTCAGCCTCCTGTTCCTGTTTGATGTGGGGGGGGTTTGGGTCCGGTTCTGGGTCCAGACTTGGACTCTGGTCTTGGGCCACCAACAGAAGCTGAACATCTGcagaaaaaagataaaatgaactttaaaatccaACAACAGCATCACACGGATCCTCTGATCAATATCTGAtgattactgatcatgtaaaacacaggtgtcaaacatttgtcccggggccaaatctggcccgccaaagggtccaatctggcccgtgggatgaatttacaaagtccaaaatgcaaatattaccctgaagatattaacagtcaagggcatcaaactgaaaaataacagcataataacctagaaataatgagtccaaatgttcttcttggtttaatgtgaaacaaATCATATCACCTCATGCCTCTacataatggcaacaccatttttttctctttgatttattgcaaagaacattaaattctgatatcctttaagtttaacaataaaatgtcaataacctgaacaaatatgaacaacctggaatgtttgaagaaaaataagtgtaattttaacaatattctgcctgttttgtgccttggtagatctgatccataatgcacatgtagaaatcataagttgaggcagaatattgttaaaattgccctgatttttcttcagaaatttcagttttttccagttattcacatctttttagttttggatagaaatagtttcatcatttaatgttattttttgcactaaaaaatttgcagttgtcattatttttaggttatcctattattatttgactggtccggcccactggagatcaaattgggctgaatgtggaacctgaaagaaaatgagtttgacacccctggtgtaaacagtctaatctgatcagTTTGATCCGATAACagtagtaatctgattacattCCATCAGATGGACACCCCTAGGTCCTCCCATGTCTtcatataaacatataaacagttccatctgaacatgtggatAAACTATTaaatcacagaaaacagaagaaattgTTGGAAAGAAGAGttgatgacattatttatcttgtttttttttttttgttgttttttgggggggggggttcttcttttttggggggtttaataggtttgtaggtttgttgtataatttgtttatatatattgtgtctgtgtggttccttaagtataagtacatgtttatgtaaatgtataatttgaaataaaaatgaaagcagcaaaaacaaaaaaaagaaaacagaagaaaacagatcagattaaagtGAACGTCAACATGAAAAATTTTATTCACGTCATTTATCAACAGGTTCATGTTTTCTCTACAGATCTGTATTTGATAGAACTGTTCTCCTTTAAAAACCACAGGgagaaaaaagttacaactgatttttttgattgtactttttacataaaagctccaatttgacaaaaaaattcagtctaaaaaatgtgaaaatgttttgAATCTGTTGATTTTATAGATGAtcgttaagtttcaagtattacattttcattattttgtgaatattattaatatttatgagTTTAAACATATGTGAGTTGTCCTTTGTCTTCAACAGTCCATGAATATCCAAAGGTTCTGTCCAATCCAATTCTCAGTCCAGTGTTCTCTGCCTTTATCTGCAGATATCACTGCAGTTGTAATCTGTCTGTTCAATACAAGTTTAGGATCAGATTTGGAGGGTTTTAGTTCCACTCAGTCTATTattgtgatactgaacaaaggtccaaactgctgtccctctgtcccagttcccacctgtcccaggTGTAGCTAAAGCCCagtgtttcatttcagatccattcCTGATGAGAACAGCATCTTTTATACATctgaataaagtcaataaaatcaGGTTCATTTTCAGTCCCCATGTCTCtttagttattttttaaattttattgggaaaatatttcattcataagaaaaaattttcagcctccaaaccaacctttcctcatttttaattgaatttacctCACTTTATATATCATTAGCCcttgttgttaataataataataataataataataataataataataataataataataataataataataatttaggaCATTTCTTGATAACTATGATAAGATATTTAATGTATCATCTgacatttcatgaaattttagatgagaaattgtttatgtattttttttttgtatatgaattattgaaaatgtattctgtACATATACAGATTTTatgattgtattctatttttgtatctgtattctcatatattgtGTTATATGTTCAGTGTTTGACAATgtttgtaaattgatatttaaataaagttttttttttttttttttaagtacttaCTCAGACCCGTACATACATGgattaaacagatcagttatAAGACAGAAGTCCTACACAATTCAACACTTTCTCATTTAATTCTTTAATATCCAGCTTTTCCCAGTCTTTAGATCTTGTTGATATATGGCGTAAAAATAATCcgcaaaaaaaatcaacacactTGGAGTAACAATAATAGGCGGACTCTATGTTCTAGAATAGATTTCTGGTTAATTACAAGTAATCTTGTTTCTTTGTCTTCTGATTGTGATCTCTGCCCTTCCCCTCTTACTGATCCCTGTGTTATCACCCTATCTATTTCATATAATAACAATACATTAAAATCTAAATCTTTAAACTGGAAATTTAACAGTAATCTTCTGAAATGCAATTCCTTTTGTGAAAGAATTCTATCTTTGATAAAACAAATCAAACATGATGGCAATTTATCctgtataagtaaatgggaatggTTTAAATTCAATGTTAGAAGAATTGGTATACAAGAAGGAAAAAGATGGCCTACTTGAGGAAAAAACATCAACTtgaaattatatctaaaattaaTACATTATGCAACCTAACCCAATTAAATGAGGAAAACCACTTTGAATTACATCAACTACAATCAAAGCTTGATGATCTCTACACAGAAAAAGCTAATGGTGCTTATACTCGTTCAAGGGCAAGATGGATTGAAGAAGGTGAAAAGAATTCTTCTTCttcaatttagaaaaaaacagacagacaaaaaaaaaaacaataaataaactgaTCATTGATAACGGTCTAACTGAGAATCAGGATTTAATTAAtaatcacatatttgattttacaATAATCTGTATAGCTTTGTATATTCTCATCATGATGCTGATTCTCTCCTACATAATTTAAGAGATCAGATTCCAAAAATAGATGAAGATTTCAAGCTCATAACAGAAGCTGATTTAACAATAGAGGAACTAGACTTAGCTATTTCCAAAATGCCTAATGGAAAATCGCCAGGCCCTGATGGCATTACATCAGAGTTTTATAAATTCTTCTGGAAAGAAATAAGGGATCTAATCCTTGATGCCTTTAAAGAATGTATAGAAAAGTCTAACTTGTCAATAATTATGAAACAAGGTATAATTACACTTTTACCAAAACCCAACAAAGACAAACTTTTTCTAGATAACTGGAGGCCTATTACTCTTCTTGGCAGAGATTACAAACTTTTAGCTtatgtatatgtaagggtagagactgcgatctggtaggatcggcgattctaccagtagagactccgatcgtagtctctac
This portion of the Sphaeramia orbicularis chromosome 22, fSphaOr1.1, whole genome shotgun sequence genome encodes:
- the LOC115413577 gene encoding zinc finger protein 32-like isoform X1, whose protein sequence is MSKGPLLRSLVEQRISLAAAEIFGLFERTIAEYEEELRRSKEENQLNHKLLEELRRSKEENQRSHKLLEAVWNPDVLGHTTDVQLLLVAQDQSPSLDPEPDPNPPHIKQEQEAEVTRGATPTPVPVKSESDEEEVHHRPEPHGPDAGPDLNPVYVRDLNCRPEPDSDTNGPRSIKAESPVVRRQVGQKSTVHRCPECGQTFGFKSSLKTHMKVHAKETPFSCPDYGKGFSAKTGLFAHIKVHSGERPFGCSVCKKHFKWPSHVRMHMVTHTGEKLFHCSVCGRGFSQKSALHSHTRIHTGEKPFHCSVCNKRFAQQGNVSKHMVTHTGERKFDCSLCRTGFTSKSNLLRHVMTNHIGEKPYICSVCGKRFTLKGYLQKHMKTHAKHGNVHG
- the LOC115413577 gene encoding gastrula zinc finger protein XlCGF8.2DB-like isoform X2; this encodes MSKGPLLRSLVEQRISLAAAEIFGLFERTIAEYEEELRRSKEENQRSHKLLEAVWNPDVLGHTTDVQLLLVAQDQSPSLDPEPDPNPPHIKQEQEAEVTRGATPTPVPVKSESDEEEVHHRPEPHGPDAGPDLNPVYVRDLNCRPEPDSDTNGPRSIKAESPVVRRQVGQKSTVHRCPECGQTFGFKSSLKTHMKVHAKETPFSCPDYGKGFSAKTGLFAHIKVHSGERPFGCSVCKKHFKWPSHVRMHMVTHTGEKLFHCSVCGRGFSQKSALHSHTRIHTGEKPFHCSVCNKRFAQQGNVSKHMVTHTGERKFDCSLCRTGFTSKSNLLRHVMTNHIGEKPYICSVCGKRFTLKGYLQKHMKTHAKHGNVHG